One Ignavibacteriales bacterium genomic region harbors:
- a CDS encoding MerR family transcriptional regulator produces the protein MKDLSIKKLYYSISEVSKITNIEQYVLRYWETEFDQLKPQKNRAGNRIYTNKDIQLIMHIKTLLRERKYTIEGAKKIMENYAPEKVLQTSEPEDGTVEINEPQVSRNDKSALQKDLEEVKSLLELLVSKL, from the coding sequence ATGAAGGATTTGTCCATTAAAAAACTTTACTATTCTATAAGTGAAGTAAGTAAAATTACAAACATAGAGCAATATGTTCTTAGATACTGGGAAACTGAGTTCGATCAGCTAAAACCACAAAAGAACAGAGCGGGAAACAGGATATACACAAATAAAGATATCCAGTTAATAATGCATATTAAAACGCTTTTAAGGGAGCGTAAATACACAATTGAGGGTGCAAAAAAAATAATGGAAAATTATGCACCTGAAAAAGTTCTTCAGACTAGTGAACCAGAAGATGGAACAGTTGAAATTAATGAACCTCAGGTTTCAAGAAATGATAAATCTGCTTTGCAAAAGGACCTTGAAGAAGTAAAAAGTCTGCTAGAATTATTAGTATCAAAATTATAA
- a CDS encoding 3-dehydroquinate dehydratase, with protein sequence MKVLIINGPNLNMLSKRDELTYSSFNLEQIIELLKKEFSKIKFASFQSNIEGELVNVIQAADSKYDGIIVNPGAYSHTSIAIMDALEICKIPKVEVHLSHLANREDYRQNLLTAKNTNGYISGFKENSYLAAAYLLTKIIK encoded by the coding sequence ATGAAAGTACTTATTATCAACGGACCGAATTTAAATATGCTTTCTAAAAGAGATGAATTAACTTACTCTTCATTTAATCTCGAACAAATAATTGAACTACTCAAAAAAGAGTTTTCTAAAATCAAGTTTGCATCCTTCCAATCCAATATTGAAGGTGAGCTTGTTAATGTAATTCAAGCCGCTGACTCGAAGTATGACGGAATAATAGTAAATCCTGGTGCTTACTCACATACATCAATCGCAATTATGGATGCCCTGGAAATATGTAAAATCCCTAAAGTTGAGGTTCATCTTTCACATCTTGCGAATAGAGAAGACTACAGGCAAAATCTTCTAACTGCTAAAAATACAAATGGTTATATATCTGGCTTCAAAGAAAATAGCTATCTAGCTGCTGCATATCTGCTTACAAAAATTATAAAATAG